The Acyrthosiphon pisum isolate AL4f unplaced genomic scaffold, pea_aphid_22Mar2018_4r6ur Scaffold_269;HRSCAF=682, whole genome shotgun sequence sequence NNNNNNNNNNNNNNNNNNNNNNNNNNNNNNNNNNNNNNNNNNNNNNNNNNNNNNNNNNNNNNNNNNNNNNNNNNNNNNNNNNNNNNNNNNNNNNNNNNNNNNNNNNNNNNNNNNNNNNNNNNNNNNNNNNNNNNNNNNNNNNNNNNNNNNNNNNNNNNNNNNNNNNNNNNNNNNNNNNNNNNNNNNNNNNNNNNNNNNNNNNNNNNNNNNNNNNNNNNNNNNNNNNNNNNNNNNNNNNNNNNNNNNNNNNNNNNNNNNNNNNNNNNNNNNNNNNNNNNNNNNNNNNNNNNNNNNNNNNNNNNNNNNNNNNNNNNNNNNNNNNNNNNNNNNNNNNNNNNNNNNNNNNNNNNNNNNNNNNNNNNNNNNNNNNNNNNNNNNNNNNNNNNNNNNNNNNNNNNNNNNNNNNNNNNNNNNNNNNNNNNNNNNNNNNNNNNNNNNNNNNNNNNNNNNNNNNNNNNNNNNNNNNNNNNNNNNNNNNNNNNNNNNNNNNNNNNNNNNNNNNNNNNNNNNNNNNNNNNNNNNNNNNNNNNNNNNNNNNNNNNNNNNNNNNNNNNNNNNNNNNNNNNNNNNNNNNNNNNNNNNNNNNNNNNNNNNNNNNNNNNNNNNNNNNNNNNNNNNNNNNNNNNNNNNNNNNNNNNNNNNNNNNNNNNNNNNNNNNNNNNNNNNNNNNNNNNNNNNNNNNNNNNNNNNNNNNNNNNNNNNNNNNNNNNNNNNNNNNNNNNNNNNNNNNNNNNNNNNNNNNNNNNNNNNNNNNNNNNNNNNNNNNNNNNNNNNNNNNNNNNNNNNNNNNNNNNNNNNNNNNNNNNNNNNNNNNNNNNNNNNNNNNNNNNNNNNNNNNNNNNNNNNNNNNNNNNNNNNNNNNNNNNNNNNNNNNNNNNNNNNNNNNNNNNNNNNNNNNNNNNNNNNNNNNNNNNNNNNNNNNNNNNNNNNNNNNNNNNNNNNNNNNNNNNNNNNNNNNNNNNNNNNNNNNNNNNNNNNNNNNNNNNNNNNNNNNNNNNNNNNNNNNNNNNNNNNNNNNNNNNNNNNNNNNNNNNNNNNNNNNNNNNNNNNNNNNNNNNNNNNNNNNNNNNNNNNNNNNNNNNNNNNNNNNNNNNNNNNNNNNNNNNNNNNNNNNNNNNNNNNNNNNNNNNNNNNNNNNNNNNNNNNNNNNNNNNNNNNNNNNNNNNNNNNNNNNNNNNNNNNNNNNNNNNNNNNNNNNNNNNNNNNNNNNNNNNNNNNNNNNNNNNNNNNNNNNNNNNNNNNNNNNNNNNNNNNNNNNNNNNNNNNNNNNNNNNNNNNNNNNNNNNNNNNNNNNNNNNNNNNNNNNNNNNNNNNNNNNNNNNNNNNNNNNNNNNNNNNNNNNNNNNNNNNNNNNNNNNNNNNNNNNNNNNNNNNNNNNNNNNNNNNNNNNNNNNNNNNNNNNNNNNNNNNNNNNNNNNNNNNNNNNNNNNNNNNNNNNNNNNNNNNNNNNNNNNNNNNNNNNNNNNNNNNNNNNNNNNNNNNNNNNNNNNNNNNNNNNNNNNNNNNNNNNNNNNNNNNNNNNNNNNNNNNNNNNNNNNNNNNNNNNNNNNNNNNNNNNNNNNNNNNNNNNNNNNNNNNNNNNNNNNNNNNNNNNNNNNNNNNNNNNNNNNNNNNNNNNNNNNNNNNNNNNNNNNNNNNNNNNNNNNNNNNNNNNNNNNNNNNNNNNNNNNNNNNNNNNNNNNNNNNNNNNNNNNNNNNNNNNNNNNNNNNNNNNNNNNNNNNNNNNNNNNNNNNNNNNNNNNNNNNNNNNNNNNNNNNNNNNNNNNNNNNNNNNNNNNNNNNNNNNNNNNNNNNNNNNNNNNNNNNNNNNNNNNNNNNNNNNNNNNNNNNNNNNNNNNNNNNNNNNNNNNNNNNNNNNNNNNNNNNNNNNNNNNNNNNNNNNNNNNNNNNNNNNNNNNNNNNNNNNNNNNNNNNNNNNNNNNNNNNNNNNNNNNNNNNNNNNNNNNNNNNNNNNNNNNNNNNNNNNNNNNNNNNNNNNNNNNNNNNNNNNNNNNNNNNNNNNNNNNNNNNNNNNNNNNNNNNNNNNNNNNNNNNNNNNNNNNNNNNNNNNNNNNNNNNNNNNNNNNNNNNNNNNNNNNNNNNNNNNNNNNNNNNNNNNNNNNNNNNNNNNNNNNNNNNNNNNNNNNNNNNNNNNNNNNNNNNNNNNNNNNNNNNNNNNNNNNNNNNNNNNNNNNNNNNNNNNNNNNNNNNNNNNNNNNNNNNNNNNNNNNNNNNNNNNNNNNNNNNNNNNNNNNNNNNNNNNNNNNNNNNNNNNNNNNNNNNNNNNNNNNNNNNNNNNNNNNNNNNNNNNNNNNNNNNNNNNNNNNNNNNNNNNNNNNNNNNNNNNNNNNNNNNNNNNNNNNNNNNNNNNNNNNNNNNNNNNNNNNNNNNNNNNNNNNNNNNNNNNNNNNNNNNNNNNNNNNNNNNNNNNNNNNNNNNNNNNNNNNNNNNNNNNNNNNNNNNNNNNNNNNNNNNNNNNNNNNNNNNNNNNNNNNNNNNNNNNNNNNNNNNNNNNNNNNNNNNNNNNNNNNNNNNNNNNNNNNNNNNNNNNNNNNNNNNNNNNNNNNNNNNNNNNNNNNNNNNNNNNNNNNNNNNNNNNNNNNNNNNNNNNNNNNNNNNNNNNNNNNNNNNNNNNNNNNNNNNNNNNNNNNNNNNNNNNNNNNNNNNNNNNNNNNNNNNNNNNNNNNNNNNNNNNNNNNNNNNNNNNNNNNNNNNNNNNNNNNNNNNNNNNNNNNNNNNNNNNNNNNNNNNNNNNNNNNNNNNNNNNNNNNNNNNNNNNNNNNNNNNNNNNNNNNNNNNNNNNNNNNNNNNNNNNNNNNNNNNNNNNNNNNNNNNNNNNNNNNNNNNNNNNNNNNNNNNNNNNNNNNNNNNNNNNNNNNNNNNNNNNNNNNNNNNNNNNNNNNNNNNNNNNNNNNNNNNNNNNNNNNNNNNNNNNNNNNNNNNNNNNNNNNNNNNNNNNNNNNNNNNNNNNNNNNNNNNNNNNNNNNNNNNNNNNNNNNNNNNNNNNNNNNNNNNNNNNNNNNNNNNNNNNNNNNNNNNNNNNNNNNNNNNNNNNNNNNNNNNNNNNNNNNNNNNNNNNNNNNNNNNNNNNNNNNNNNNNNNNNNNNNNNNNNNNNNNNNNNNNNNNNNNNNNNNNNNNNNNNNNNNNNNNNNNNNNNNNNNNNNNNNNNNNNNNNNNNNNNNNNNNNNNNNNNNNNNNNNNNNNNNNNNNNNNNNNNNNNNNNNNNNNNNNNNNNNNNNNNNNNNNNNNNNNNNNNNNNNNNNNNNNNNNNNNNNNNNNNNNNNNNNNNNNNNNNNNNNNNNNNNNNNNNNNNNNNNNNNNNNNNNNNNNNNNNNNNNNNNNNNNNNNNNNNNNNNNNNNNNNNNNNNNNNNNNNNNNNNNNNNNNNNNNNNNNNNNNNNNNNNNNNNNNNNNNNNNNNNNNNNNNNNNNNNNNNNNNNNNNNNNNNNNNNNNNNNNNNNNNNNNNNNNNNNNNNNNNNNNNNNNNNNNNNNNNNNNNNNNNNNNNNNNNNNNNNNNNNNNNNNNNNNNNNNNNNNNNNNNNNNNNNNNNNNNNNNNNNNNNNNNNNNNNNNNNNNNNNNNNNNNNNNNNNNNNNNNNNNNNNNNNNNNNNNNNNNNNNNNNNNNNNNNNNNNNNNNNNNNNNNNNNNNNNNNNNNNNNNNNNNNNNNNNNNNNNNNNNNNNNNNNNNNNNNNNNNNNNNNNNNNNNNNNNNNNNNNNNNNNNNNNNNNNNNNNNNNNNNNNNNNNNNNNNNNNNNNNNNNNNNNNNNNNNNNNNNNNNNNNNNNNNNNNNNNNNNNNNNNNNNNNNNNNNNNNNNNNNNNNNNNNNNNNNNNNNNNNNNNNNNNNNNNNNNNNNNNNNNNNNNNNNNNNNNNNNNNNNNNNNNNNNNNNNNNNNNNNNNNNNNNNNNNNNNNNNNNNNNNNNNNNNNNNNNNNNNNNNNNNNNNNNNNNNNNNNNNNNNNNNNNNNNNNNNNNNNNNNNNNNNNNNNNNNNNNNNNNNNNNNNNNNNNNNNNNNNNNNNNNNNNNNNNNNNNNNNNNNNNNNNNNNNNNNNNNNNNNNNNNNNNNNNNNNNNNNNNNNNNNNNNNNNNNNNNNNNNNNNNNNNNNNNNNNNNNNNNNNNNNNNNNNNNNNNNNNNNNNNNNNNNNNNNNNNNNNNNNNNNNNNNNNNNNNNNNNNNNNNNNNNNNNNNNNNNNNNNNNNNNNNNNNNNNNNNNNNNNNNNNNNNNNNNNNNNNNNNNNNNNNNNNNNNNNNNNNNNNNNNNNNNNNNNNNNNNNNNNNNNNNNNNNNNNNNNNNNNNNNNNNNNNNNNNNNNNNNNNNNNNNNNNNNNNNNNNNNNNNNNNNNNNNNNNNNNNNNNNNNNNNNNNNNNNNNNNNNNNNNNNNNNNNNNNNNNNNNNNNNNNNNNNNNNNNNNNNNNNNNNNNNNNNNNNNNNNNNNNNNNNNNNNNNNNNNNNNNNNNNNNNNNNNNNNNNNNNNNNNNNNNNNNNNNNNNNNNNNNNNNNNNNNNNNNNNNNNNNNNNNNNNNNNNNNNNNNNNNNNNNNNNNNNNNNNNNNNNNNNNNNNNNNNNNNNNNNNNNNNNNNNNNNNNNNNNNNNNNNNNNNNNNNNNNNNNNNNNNNNNNNNNNNNNNNNNNNNNNNNNNNNNNNNNNNNNNNNNNNNNNNNNNNNNNNNNNNNNNNNNNNNNNNNNNNNNNNNNNNNNNNNNNNNNNNNNNNNNNNNNNNNNNNNNNNNNNNNNNNNNNNNNNNNNNNNNNNNNNNNNNNNNNNNNNNNNNNNNNNNNNNNNNNNNNNNNNNNNNNNNNNNNNNNNNNNNNNNNNNNNNNNNNNNNNNNNNNNNNNNNNNNNNNNNNNNNNNNNNNNNNNNNNNNNNNNNNNNNNNNNNNNNNNNNNNNNNNNNNNNNNNNNNNNNNNNNNNNNNNNNNNNNNNNNNNNNNNNNNNNNNNNNNNNNNNNNNNNNNNNNNNNNNNNNNNNNNNNNNNNNNNNNNNNNNNNNNNNNNNNNNNNNNNNNNNNNNNNNNNNNNNNNNNNNNNNNNNNNNNNNNNNNNNNNNNNNNNNNNNNNNNNNNNNNNNNNNNNNNNNNNNNNNNNNNNNNNNNNNNNNNNNNNNNNNNNNNNNNNNNNNNNNNNNNNNNNNNNNNNNNNNNNNNNNNNNNNNNNNNNNNNNNNNNNNNNNNNNNNNNNNNNNNNNNNNNNNNNNNNNNNNNNNNNNNNNNNNNNNNNNNNNNNNNNNNNNNNNNNNNNNNNNNNNNNNNNNNNNNNNNNNNNNNNNNNNNNNNNNNNNNNNNNNNNNNNNNNNNNNNNNNNNNNNNNNNNNNNNNNNNNNNNNNNNNNNNNNNNNNNNNNNNNNNNNNNNNNNNNNNNNNNNNNNNNNNNNNNNNNNNNNNNNNNNNNNNNNNNNNNNNNNNNNNNNNNNNNNNNNNNNNNNNNNNNNNNNNNNNNNNNNNNNNNNNNNNNNNNNNNNNNNNNNNNNNNNNNNNNNNNNNNNNNNNNNNNNNNNNNNNNNNNNNNNNNNNNNNNNNNNNNNNNNNNNNNNNNNNNNNNNNNNNNNNNNNNNNNNNNNNNNNNNNNNNNNNNNNNNNNNNNNNNNNNNNNNNNNNNNNNNNNNNNNNNNNNNNNNNNNNNNNNNNNNNNNNNNNNNNNNNNNNNNNNNNNNNNNNNNNNNNNNNNNNNNNNNNNNNNNNNNNNNNNNNNNNNNNNNNNNNNNNNNNNNNNNNNNNNNNNNNNNNNNNNNNNNNNNNNNNNNNNNNNNNNNNNNNNNNNNNNNNNNNNNNNNNNNNNNNNNNNNNNNNNNNNNNNNNNNNNNNNNNNNNNNNNNNNNNNNNNNNNNNNNNNNNNNNNNNNNNNNNNNNNNNNNNNNNNNNNNNNNNNNNNNNNNNNNNNNNNNNNNNNNNNNNNNNNNNNNNNNNNNNNNNNNNNNNNNNNNNNNNNNNNNNNNNNNNNNNNNNNNNNNNNNNNNNNNNNNNNNNNNNNNNNNNNNNNNNNNNNNNNNNNNNNNNNNNNNNNNNNNNNNNNNNNNNNNNNNNNNNNNNNNNNNNNNNNNNNNNNNNNNNNNNNNNNNNNNNNNNNNNNNNNNNNNNNNNNNNNNNNNNNNNNNNNNNNNNNNNNNNNNNNNNNNNNNNNNNNNNNNNNNNNNNNNNNNNNNNNNNNNNNNNNNNNNNNNNNNNNNNNNNNNNNNNNNNNNNNNNNNNNNNNNNNNNNNNNNNNNNNNNNNNNNNNNNNNNNNNNNNNNNNNNNNNNNNNNNNNNNNNNNNNNNNNTTCATGATcgaattgtagaatatgtaccttttactagagaagtaagaaaacttgtgtaaataatgaatcaaaattgtatattatatttaatatttgttgtaaaatactattaactgattataaataaataaacaaaatgataataataaaaaaaatatttatatttatttcagaaaacgatattaaaaatcgtttagaattttttctataaaattacagggagattggTTGTACTGTTAGGCATACAttcctggttaaacttttttcatctccccgtaaaaagtgactcagaacacccaaccatacatattagaatttttagctatacggtgatcgaatgtgctgcaaggcggactttcctccttgaatttttttcatctccccgtaaaaagtgactcagaacacccaaccatacatattagaatttttagctatacggtgatcgaatgtactgtaaggcggactttcctccttgaatttttttcatctccccgtaaaaagtgcctcagaacacccaaccatacatattagaatttttagctatacggtaatcgaatgtgctgcaagggggactttcccccttgaacttttttcatctccccgtaaaaagtgcctcagaacACCCAAATTACTACaactattgtataaatatttaagattaaatgtataaacctacttaaatcaatttgtatttaaatattaaataattgtattttgttttaaatgtacagctacagtattgtaaaataatcgaTGGATCAATTAAGCTAAAACTAAAACATGCATATTACTTTCAAATAATGGGGCAGTTGCATATATCTCGAAGACAGATGTGCTACTTTGTGATATACACTCGAAACTGgatgaatattgaaataattgaatatgaCAATTCATTTTGGGAAAATAAATGGtccataaattaaaaacgtttgttgctttatcataatatattttaatttttaatccataattatttcttttaccgaaattattatttttattttagattttacgaGATGTTTACTCCCNNNNNNNNNNNNNNNNNNNNNNNNNNNNNNNNNNNNNNNNNNNNNNNNNNATAAACCAgaaattcaaaactatttttacaaaaaaatgaaggatatcaaataatttttcgtaTATCAAAAATTCTAAGTGGAGAAATACAGTCAATGGAGGGCTTGTCAGAAGACTTGACCAACAACGATTTAATCTATTTCAAGTACGCGCCAATAACAACTACTGACGTAGAAAGAAGTTTCTCCCGATACAAAAATTTGTTGTGCGATAACAGACGATCAttcgattttgaaaacttaaaaaaatcatttgtagTGCAATGCAATAATGTAagcaatattcatatttaatttttattattattatttattaatataggtatttaattttattgattataattaaattttttttaattttttcaatgcaatttttaaatttataagtgcaatttttaatatattttaatgcaataatgcaatcaatttagtgtgttttttaatgcaataactTCGCTGccctaattattactattactattactattactattacgcGAGCGCTCGCtcgcgtattatatttatatttacgcggCGCGTATACTATATGATTACGTACATTTATAATGTGATTGATAGCAATTTAGTTAAGATAGTTATTTAAGATAGTCACAGATCGCTACACAtgcataaaactaaaaattactaACCTTTAGAACTGCATCCAGCTATGCAACATTTATACGAGTGCCTAGTCATTTTGTTGTATTCGATTATCAAAGTATAAATTGAGATGAACACGCAGAACAGACGACAGtatactcaaaaataaataataacacaattctCACTAAACGTTAAACTGGTATACTTGTTTGTCGGTAAGACACAGGGTAAAAAAAGTGTATCAGAATTCAcaacatagttttaaatttcacattttcacaacgagaaaacaaattgaaaaaaaatccgttACGATTAGGGATGGCAacgatatatcgatatatcgaaaatatcgatatttagaaacgatatatcgatatttttttattgatatagtgCTACGATATTTATCGCTTATCGATAAATTCATTCGATATATCAGGGTTATTGTGAACCGGGTGAACGTAGACCTTATACTaggtataaggtctatgatggACGTGAATTgcattttgtttaaattcatTGTTAGGAAACCGTTAACCAGTAACCACTCTTAACATTTTTCGgacaagtgcataatattagTAAAGTACCTACTAGCATagaatatagaagcgaaacttgatcagctgattggggtcttggttacctatgatctgaagtctgaacctatGAAAAACATGAAAACGATTCCGCGCACTAACATGATACTAGTACCTACTAGTGCCACTAGTGCTACTAGtactagtacctacttaataatattaatattataaacattataacctaaatataggtataattgtataattatattgttatttgtcatCCGAAATAACCAtggttattatattgatgttatTCCAAGACACAGTCACACCACACGGCCCTAACCACGGTTTTAAAATCTTCTAGAATCTTCGAAAACCGTACGAAAACCTAACCTATTTTACAAGTAAACAAGTTTCATGTTCCATCTTTATTcgtattactttattagttattttattacttataagttatttctTTTCTTTACTCATTACTCTTTAGTCATAGTCAATAGTCCGTGAGACCGTGACTCGTGAGACCGTGACCCGTGTGACTGTGTGTCTGTGTCCGTTGTGACTTGTGACCACGTGTTTTCAGTGTTTTCActagttttcagtttttcacattttgatatttatttcattatataaaaatataataaaaatatggccAAAATTAGTAAAGTTTGGATGCATTTTCACAAAATCTATAAGTTGACTgcgaaatgtaaaatatgtggCAAAATATGTCCAACAGCTGGAAACACGTCTAATTTACACTCTCATCTGAATAATGTCCATAAAACTAAAACAGTAACGTCAGTAACATCTAGGTTAAAAAGTGATGTTTTGGAAAGATGCGTCGATGAAAATAATGTTGATGATCCTGGTTGTGTGAGTGTACcttaattaagaataataattataaataataatgtacccaTTTTATGCTTAAAagcatgttaattatttaaataattctctttttttaagatttcaaGTACAGCATCAACTTTAGTTTTTAATGAAACCATTGAAACCATTTCTGTAGCTAGTGGTAGTAAAAAAACTTGTACCAATGATTTTCCTACAAAAATAACTCAACCATCAATTGAAAAGGCAATGAACTATGTGACATCCATGAAAggtaacttatttaaaatatataaatgaatgtttaatGCCAATACAATAATTCattgttcataaatatattaataaatttaggaACCAgattgtgttttttaaattagattacTTAATATACAGTTATGTAAACAATGATGAGTTTATTtgcttaacttttttaaattattattttttagtaagacagaatttaaagttttcaaatttttgtttcaatgaagttatttattttgtgtttatccTTTTACAGTAGGCGGAGTAAAAAATGCTGAAATAACTGAGgcactgatatattatatatgtaaagaCAGTGTACCTTTTTCAACAGTCGACGGCACtggttttaaatacttttttaaaagtgGCATGTCCGCTTTATGCTATTCCTTCCAGAAACACAATAAAGAATAAGTTAGATgaaaaatacaagtatttatctGACAAGTTTAAACATAGactccaaaaacaaaaaaactttagTCTAACTTCGGATATTTGGAGTGATATTCGAATGAAGAGTTATCTCGGTGttaccatacattttttagaaaacaatacatttgtatctggtaatatataaaatcattttaaagactcatttaaaataatggttattattaaatgttaaatattacttattgtaattTAGGAACATTAGGTGTGTACGAACTCAACAAGTCTCATACATCTGAGTACATAAGTCAGATATTTGAAGAAGTATTATTTGAATGGGGAttaaataaatcacaaataattGCAATTGTCACTGAtagtggtaaataataatacttaactttttatttattctactatatttttttaatgcatgtTTATAGGtgcaaatataaaaaagcaGCAAAAAACACATTCGGTATACGTAAATTTATCCCATGTTTTGCTCATACCATTAATTTAATTGCAAACTATTCAATTGATAACTGTGAGGATTTAAATTTGTTGGTTGAAAAAGTAAGAAATATCgtcaaatatgtaaaaaacagTGTAAATGTCAGCGATGAATTAAGGCAATACCAAGCAAATGATGGTTTGTACCTACTACTTTATTAGAAATAGAACTAGTACCTATGATTATAAGTTGATtaacatattacatgtatattattaaatttaggaATACCCGAAGGAAATATGCTTAAAATGATCTTGGATGTTAAAACACGTTGGAACAGCTTATACTACATGGTGgacagatttttaaatttatttaaaattatttctaatattttgttGGAGAAACAAAAAGCACCAGATTGTCTAACTACCAGAGAGGTAAACACACTAAAAGAAGTTAGAGATTTATTGCAACCCTTAGAagatttaactaaaaaaatctcCGGTGATAAATATCCAACTATAAGTTGTATGCTaccataaataaaatgtgttaactCTGCCATCAATCAAATGACACCTATTACAACGGTGGGAGTATCTCTACGTTCAAACATCATCGGTCAAtttcacaaacattttaatgaacTTGAGCTATTTAATGATGTTCCAATCAGCACTATATTGGACCCTAGGTAACAATAATTGTGTCAATAAGCAAACATttacaatgtatacataatatttatttttttttgcttcagATTCAAGAATCTTCACTTCGAAGACCCTGTAAATTGCCAAAAAACTATTGGAAAGATAAAAAGACTGTTAATTGCTGTACAAAATGAACATTCTGTTGAAATTGAACCAACTACAAGTTCTGAAATGAGTCCATCAAACAAACAATCATTTGACTTATGGTCGTATCATAGAACTGTTGCATCTTTGCAAATCCAAAACAGAACAATGCCAGTTGATCAAGAGGTAAAGCTATACCAATGctataattttttagaattttaattttgactttattttttgaattaatagttaaatgattatttaaccAAGCCAGTGGTGCCAGTGAATACAAATCCACTTGAAGCTTGGGATGTTATCAGATCGATGCATcccaatttatttgaaattgcaagggaaaaattatcaattatagcTACATCGGTTCCATCGGAACGACTTTTTTCTAAAACCGGCCAAATTCTTAGTAAAAAGAGAAATAGACTGACAGGTAAAAGACTAAACAAGTTAGTTTTTATGAGTTCCTTAAATCAAGAAGATTGGTTTTCTGTCACataaattactatacataataatatgttaatttaaacttaaattgttattatttgttattataactaaattttattaattaaaaagttgtatcatattttttttttaattcacaaattttaaatgatattgttATAGTGATAACTAACTTAGATTCTCACTTAAAGTTTAAAAGATAATTctaccaaaatatttgtttttatttgcttGTTACTTTGTTAGGTGTTTTTCAAtaagttgaaatattaaatcaattcctaaaaataatatttgtctttTGAATCAtggtttatttatgttttagctATGCCTATGTCTGTGTTTCAGGTTGCGGTCACATTTCAATAAGCAAAAGTTAATTACTGGTACAGTAATCTACTTCTTATATAGAACGAATCAATACTATTGAGTATTgagtaatgaaatatttttaataataaaatgaaagtaaattgtaacaattttattaaattcagcaTACCTAACATCCTATCATCATACTTAAGACTGGTTGTCTTTACAACTGTAGTCTGTACTCtgcagtgtattatattattgtattaacattatttttatttttttattccatacaATTACTACTTTTACAATAGTAGGTACTGATTACTTGCACAAGAACAAaccaatgaatattttattgaaaaataaattataataattaaaaaaaaaattctttttgattttataaatggagttatacatttcatatgaaatattatgtagcaTTGTAACAGCAATATTCTCATGCTACACATTTTGATATGTCACATAGTATTAGCACAGAAGAGTGAAGACTGAAGAGAGCTgagctgtaataatattaataattataaggtagatatattttttatcgataataTCGGAAATATCGATACTATTATCACGATATATATCGACGTTGATATCATTCGACGATATATCGTTGTTAAGACGATATTTGCCATCCCTAGTTACGATTTAtggttatgaatttatgattattatggcAGTACTCGTGAGGTTAGTTACCCTGGCCCCGCCACTTACGATTTATAAATGGAAATTAATGtcaaattatgtaatatcatttgtaatcatttgtaaccaccaaa is a genomic window containing:
- the LOC107885265 gene encoding uncharacterized protein LOC107885265; the encoded protein is MAKISKVWMHFHKIYKLTAKCKICGKICPTAGNTSNLHSHLNNVHKTKTVTSVTSRLKSDVLERCVDENNVDDPGCISSTASTLVFNETIETISVASGSKKTCTNDFPTKITQPSIEKAMNYVTSMKGTLGVYELNKSHTSEYISQIFEEVLFEWGLNKSQIIAIVTDSGANIKKQQKTHSDLNLLVEKVRNIVKYVKNSVNVSDELRQYQANDGIPEGNMLKMILDVKTRWNSLYYMVDRFLNLFKIISNILLEKQKAPDCLTTREVNTLKEVRDLLQPLEDLTKKISGDKYPTISCMLP